A single window of Vibrio stylophorae DNA harbors:
- a CDS encoding protein phosphatase CheZ, which yields MITLEQAQQLVTLLEQGEQGQANQLIGEIIEASTLPIYHEVGRITRQLHDSLAEFRIDPRLGALATYEIPDARDRLTYVIDKTEEAANRTMDAVERCLPMAEQLGEHIGQVRPSWNQLMRGDLKLAEFKNLCHEVEDLLTHIEGDSGEVKHQLTEILMAQDFQDLTGQTIRRVIVLVHEVEEQLVEILKAFGIEPEQVEQPTVDSAQAEGPIIHPDQRQDVVNGQDDVDDLLSSLGF from the coding sequence ATGATAACGCTCGAGCAGGCCCAACAGCTAGTTACCTTGTTAGAACAGGGTGAACAGGGCCAAGCCAATCAATTGATTGGAGAAATTATTGAAGCAAGTACGCTGCCGATTTATCACGAAGTTGGGCGCATCACGCGTCAGCTTCATGACTCTTTAGCTGAATTTCGAATTGATCCGAGACTAGGCGCTTTGGCGACCTATGAAATTCCAGACGCTCGGGATCGTTTGACCTATGTGATCGATAAAACAGAAGAAGCGGCAAACCGTACCATGGATGCCGTTGAGCGCTGCCTTCCTATGGCAGAGCAACTTGGGGAACACATTGGTCAGGTGCGTCCTAGCTGGAATCAGCTGATGCGCGGCGACTTAAAACTAGCTGAATTTAAAAATCTATGTCACGAAGTTGAAGACCTGCTGACGCACATTGAGGGCGATAGCGGGGAAGTGAAACATCAACTGACTGAAATTTTGATGGCACAGGACTTTCAGGATCTCACGGGGCAAACCATTCGCCGCGTGATCGTTTTGGTTCATGAAGTTGAAGAGCAGCTGGTTGAGATTTTAAAAGCCTTTGGTATTGAGCCTGAGCAGGTTGAGCAACCCACTGTGGACTCAGCGCAAGCAGAAGGGCCCATTATCCATCCGGATCAACGTCAGGATGTGGTCAATGGCCAGGATGATGTCGACGACTTGCTATCAAGTCTCGGGTTCTAG
- a CDS encoding chemotaxis protein CheA produces MSFEVDEDILQDFLIEAGEILEQLSEQLVELEQSPDDRDLLNAIFRGFHTVKGGAGFLSLGELVDACHGAENVFDLLRNDKRRVTTTLMDVILQALDTINAMFELVQQREPLSPAPAELLEALHKLSDASLTQEQAEAALGGGAPAPVVEPEPVIEAPAPVVETSVETHVEAPAASAAPHAEITSGQSVDDITDDEFEKLLDELHGAGKGPSAHSEPAPAAPAAPAASVISESGDITDDEFERLLDELHGAGNGPSGHSEPAPVAPAAPAASGDSDIMTDAEFEKLLDELHGAGKGPSAEELEAATKPASANLAAAQAVVEKIEAAKSVPASTPAPAASAAPAAKAADKAKPQAEATVRVDTQTLDTIMNMVGELVLVRNRLVSLGLNSNDEEMSKAVANLDVVTADLQGAVMKTRMQPIKKVFGRFPRVVRDLARSLNKEISLELRGEETDLDKNLVEALADPLVHLVRNSVDHGIEMPDVREKAGKPRKGTVTLAASQEGDHILLTISDDGGGMDPDKLRSIAIERGLMDSDAAARLSDTEAYNLIFAPGFSTKKEISDISGRGVGMDVVKTGISQLNGTINIDSGLGRGTVIAIKVPLTLAILPTLMVGIGQQPFALPLASVNEIFHLDLTKTNTVDGQLTIIVRDKAIPLFYLQDWLDRSGCQHSRDQGHVVIVQIGHQRIGFVVDSLIGQEEVVIKPLDNLLQGTPGMAGATITSDGHIALILDVPSLLKRYAH; encoded by the coding sequence ATGAGTTTCGAAGTGGATGAAGATATTCTTCAGGACTTTTTAATTGAAGCCGGTGAAATCTTAGAGCAACTTTCTGAGCAGCTGGTGGAACTTGAACAAAGTCCAGATGATCGCGATTTACTAAACGCAATTTTCCGTGGTTTCCACACCGTAAAAGGTGGTGCAGGCTTTCTTTCCTTGGGTGAGCTCGTGGATGCTTGTCACGGTGCAGAAAACGTCTTTGACTTGCTGCGCAATGACAAACGCCGCGTTACAACCACCTTGATGGATGTGATTCTGCAAGCGCTAGACACCATCAATGCAATGTTTGAATTGGTGCAGCAGCGCGAACCCCTGTCGCCAGCGCCAGCTGAATTGCTAGAAGCGCTACACAAATTAAGTGATGCCAGCCTGACCCAAGAGCAAGCGGAAGCTGCGTTGGGAGGCGGTGCGCCAGCCCCTGTTGTCGAGCCTGAGCCTGTCATCGAAGCGCCAGCGCCTGTTGTTGAAACGAGCGTTGAAACTCATGTTGAAGCGCCAGCCGCTTCAGCAGCGCCGCATGCAGAGATCACTTCAGGCCAGTCTGTCGATGACATCACTGACGACGAATTTGAAAAGCTATTGGATGAGCTCCATGGCGCCGGTAAAGGCCCATCGGCTCATAGCGAACCTGCGCCAGCTGCACCTGCAGCGCCGGCAGCATCGGTGATCAGCGAAAGCGGTGACATTACTGATGATGAGTTCGAACGTTTGCTTGATGAGCTGCATGGTGCCGGTAATGGCCCATCAGGTCACAGCGAACCTGCGCCAGTCGCACCCGCAGCACCCGCAGCCAGCGGCGATAGCGATATCATGACCGATGCTGAGTTTGAAAAGCTGCTGGACGAACTGCATGGTGCGGGTAAAGGCCCAAGTGCAGAAGAGTTAGAAGCAGCAACCAAACCGGCCTCTGCCAACCTTGCTGCGGCGCAAGCTGTGGTTGAGAAAATTGAAGCGGCGAAATCAGTCCCTGCGTCAACGCCTGCACCAGCTGCATCCGCAGCGCCTGCGGCAAAAGCAGCGGATAAAGCCAAACCGCAAGCAGAAGCCACTGTGCGTGTGGATACCCAAACCCTCGATACCATTATGAATATGGTGGGTGAGCTGGTGTTGGTGCGCAACCGCTTGGTGAGCCTTGGTCTGAACAGCAACGATGAAGAGATGTCGAAAGCTGTTGCCAACCTAGATGTGGTGACCGCTGATCTGCAAGGCGCGGTGATGAAAACCCGCATGCAGCCAATCAAAAAAGTGTTTGGCCGCTTCCCTCGCGTGGTTCGTGATTTGGCGCGTAGCTTGAATAAAGAGATCAGTCTTGAACTGCGCGGCGAAGAAACCGACTTGGATAAAAACCTGGTTGAGGCCTTGGCCGATCCTTTGGTCCACTTGGTGCGCAACTCCGTTGACCATGGCATCGAGATGCCAGATGTCCGTGAGAAAGCTGGTAAACCACGTAAAGGTACGGTGACCCTTGCAGCGTCACAAGAAGGCGATCACATCTTGCTGACCATTTCTGATGATGGCGGCGGTATGGACCCAGATAAATTGCGCTCAATTGCGATTGAGCGTGGCTTGATGGATAGCGATGCAGCGGCGCGTTTAAGCGACACTGAAGCCTACAATCTCATCTTTGCACCGGGCTTTTCGACTAAAAAAGAGATCTCAGATATCTCAGGTCGTGGCGTTGGCATGGATGTGGTGAAAACCGGCATTAGCCAGTTGAACGGCACCATCAATATCGATTCAGGTTTAGGTCGCGGTACCGTTATTGCGATTAAAGTGCCACTGACTTTGGCGATTTTGCCAACGCTGATGGTGGGTATTGGTCAACAGCCATTTGCGCTGCCTTTGGCCAGTGTGAACGAAATTTTCCATTTGGATTTAACCAAAACCAACACTGTGGATGGTCAACTGACCATTATTGTGCGAGATAAGGCGATTCCACTGTTCTATCTACAAGATTGGTTGGATAGATCAGGTTGTCAACATAGCCGCGATCAAGGGCATGTGGTGATTGTGCAAATCGGTCACCAACGTATCGGCTTTGTGGTCGATTCCTTGATCGGTCAGGAAGAGGTGGTGATTAAGCCACTGGATAACCTGCTCCAAGGAACCCCAGGTATGGCTGGGGCGACCATCACTAGTGATGGTCATATCGCTTTGATTTTGGACGTTCCTAGCTTGTTGAAGCGCTACGCCCACTAA
- a CDS encoding ParA family protein, producing the protein MIVWSVANQKGGVGKTTTTVSLAGLLSERKKRVLLVDTDPHASLTTYFNYESDELKLSLFDLFQVPEVTRDAVQKLIIQTKYDRIDLIPAHMSLATLDRVMGTKGGMGLVLKKALATIEDEYDYVLIDCPPILGVMMVNALAASRRILIPVQTEFLAMKGLERMMRTLQIMQKSRPAPFKVCIVPTMYDKRTRASLETLQSLKQSFQEQVWASAIPIDTKFRDASLKNMPPSLYAKGCRGVFAYKTLLNYLERLEQDEH; encoded by the coding sequence GTGATCGTTTGGAGTGTCGCGAACCAAAAAGGTGGGGTAGGGAAAACCACCACAACCGTCTCTTTGGCGGGGCTTTTAAGTGAACGCAAAAAGCGCGTGTTGTTGGTTGATACTGATCCTCATGCATCGCTCACCACTTATTTCAACTATGAAAGTGATGAGCTGAAATTAAGTCTGTTTGACCTGTTTCAAGTGCCAGAAGTGACACGCGACGCAGTACAAAAGCTGATCATTCAAACCAAGTATGATCGCATTGATTTGATTCCTGCGCATATGTCCTTGGCGACCCTTGACCGTGTCATGGGAACCAAGGGCGGTATGGGGCTGGTGCTGAAAAAAGCACTGGCCACCATTGAAGATGAATATGACTACGTGCTCATCGATTGCCCACCTATTTTGGGGGTGATGATGGTCAACGCCTTGGCGGCGAGTCGTCGTATTTTGATTCCGGTACAAACGGAATTTTTGGCGATGAAAGGTTTGGAGCGAATGATGCGCACTTTGCAAATCATGCAAAAATCGCGTCCTGCGCCTTTTAAAGTCTGTATTGTGCCGACCATGTATGACAAGCGAACGCGCGCTTCTCTAGAAACTTTGCAGTCTTTAAAACAGAGTTTTCAAGAGCAGGTGTGGGCTTCCGCCATTCCAATCGATACTAAATTCCGTGATGCGAGCTTGAAAAACATGCCGCCATCACTTTATGCCAAGGGCTGTCGCGGCGTTTTTGCCTATAAGACACTACTGAATTATCTGGAGCGCTTAGAGCAAGATGAGCACTAA
- the cheY gene encoding chemotaxis response regulator CheY yields MKILIVDDFSTMRRIVKNLLRDLGFNNTHEADDGLTALPMLNKGGFDFVVTDWNMPGMQGIDLLRHIRADDSLKHLPVLMITAEAKREQIIEAAQAGVNGYIVKPFTAATLKEKLDKIFERM; encoded by the coding sequence ATGAAAATCCTGATTGTTGATGATTTCTCAACAATGCGTCGTATCGTCAAAAACCTTCTTCGTGACTTGGGTTTTAACAACACCCATGAAGCGGATGATGGCCTGACAGCGTTACCTATGCTCAACAAGGGTGGATTTGATTTTGTCGTTACCGACTGGAATATGCCAGGCATGCAGGGCATCGACCTGCTGCGTCATATTCGCGCTGACGATAGCCTCAAACATCTCCCTGTCTTGATGATCACCGCGGAAGCAAAACGCGAACAGATCATTGAAGCGGCGCAAGCCGGGGTGAACGGGTATATCGTGAAACCATTTACAGCAGCCACCTTGAAAGAGAAGCTCGATAAAATTTTTGAGCGTATGTAA
- the flhF gene encoding flagellar biosynthesis protein FlhF codes for MSNKRVTGGVEIVAAVDNEPAAPSVQKQQAEAQLDRGYSSARRKLLDDQVQLSQRSMRQSQSAPSHGNSRFAGMLDQMQQTSPRHEETEADSLAALLERQQRQQGGGRAPAPRRQAQDDRYDLTRSKEQRHQKAQETFNRGQERRARHDDSPMRRREQQPDELTTMRQEMASIRSLLEHQLSGLMWQEVERKEPLRALLIKRLQRMGLSEELADQLASYIPEVMTPHEAWPTLMEMLSDQILTLDECIIETGGVVALLGPTGVGKTTTIAKLAARAAMEHGPDEVALVTTDTYRIGAHEQLATYGRIMGCTVKVAKDADELADILYQLRHRRLVLVDTAGMGQRDIRLSEQLDTLMMNSGAKIKSFLVLPATAQRRVLQETIDHFRRIPLSGCVLTKLDESLSLGELLCVTIRNALPVAYLADGQRVPEDIKPATGQNLVSRAEKLLEYDLEQQTHFWGNDPSDYSVADSYD; via the coding sequence ATGTCCAATAAGCGTGTGACCGGCGGCGTAGAAATTGTTGCAGCAGTGGACAATGAACCCGCTGCACCATCGGTGCAAAAGCAGCAAGCTGAAGCGCAACTTGATCGCGGTTATAGCTCTGCGCGCCGTAAATTGCTCGACGACCAAGTTCAGTTGTCGCAGCGCTCGATGCGTCAATCACAGTCAGCACCAAGCCATGGCAATAGCCGCTTTGCTGGGATGCTGGATCAGATGCAGCAAACAAGCCCGCGCCATGAAGAAACCGAAGCCGATTCTTTGGCGGCTTTGCTTGAACGCCAGCAGCGTCAGCAAGGTGGCGGTCGCGCGCCAGCGCCACGTCGCCAAGCGCAAGATGACCGTTATGATTTGACGCGCAGTAAAGAGCAGCGTCATCAAAAAGCGCAAGAGACCTTTAACCGTGGTCAAGAGCGCCGTGCACGTCACGATGACTCACCAATGCGTCGCCGTGAGCAGCAGCCTGATGAACTGACCACCATGCGCCAAGAGATGGCTTCCATTCGAAGCCTGCTCGAACACCAGTTGTCTGGTTTGATGTGGCAAGAGGTGGAGCGCAAAGAGCCACTTCGCGCCCTGCTGATTAAACGCTTGCAGCGTATGGGATTGTCTGAAGAGTTGGCTGACCAGCTCGCAAGTTATATTCCAGAAGTCATGACCCCACATGAAGCCTGGCCGACACTGATGGAAATGCTGTCGGATCAGATTCTTACTTTGGATGAGTGCATCATCGAAACAGGCGGCGTTGTGGCGCTACTTGGCCCAACGGGTGTGGGTAAAACCACCACTATCGCAAAGCTGGCTGCACGCGCAGCGATGGAGCATGGCCCTGACGAAGTGGCACTAGTGACAACAGACACTTACCGGATTGGTGCCCACGAACAATTGGCAACCTATGGACGAATCATGGGTTGCACCGTAAAAGTTGCTAAAGATGCGGATGAACTGGCCGATATATTGTATCAATTGCGCCATCGACGCTTAGTTCTGGTGGATACCGCAGGTATGGGTCAGCGTGATATTCGTCTTTCAGAACAACTAGATACATTAATGATGAACAGTGGTGCCAAGATCAAAAGCTTCTTGGTTTTACCCGCAACCGCGCAGCGCCGTGTGTTGCAAGAAACCATTGATCATTTCCGCAGAATTCCATTATCGGGCTGCGTTTTGACCAAGTTGGATGAGTCATTGAGTTTGGGTGAACTGCTTTGCGTCACCATTCGCAATGCACTCCCTGTGGCCTATTTGGCCGATGGTCAGCGTGTACCGGAAGATATTAAGCCTGCGACAGGCCAGAATTTAGTATCTCGAGCAGAAAAGTTGCTCGAATATGATTTAGAACAGCAGACTCATTTCTGGGGGAATGACCCATCAGATTACTCGGTGGCGGACAGTTATGATTGA
- a CDS encoding protein-glutamate methylesterase/protein-glutamine glutaminase — MAIKVLVVDDSSFFRRRVSEILNADARLEVIDTANNGKEGVEKALSLRPDVITMDIEMPVMDGITAVREIMKQRPVPILMFSSLTHEGAQATLDALDAGALDFIPKKFEDIARDREEAVSLLQKRVVELSRKRLGMRPVRPSVEAHTAAPAPAARTPLRTSTPAASAAHTTAHTTAHAPTQTAAPMRAPAASMAPARFRATGKNYQLVAIGTSTGGPVALQKILTLLPRNFPLPIVLIQHMPGTFTNAFASRLNNLCQIEVKEAQDGDLLRPGVAYLAPGGLQMMLDGRPGSARLKILDGGDKMNYKPCVDVTFGSAAKVFGDKVLSMILTGMGADGREGARMLKQAGATIWAQDEESCVVYGMPQAVAKAGISTEDLPIDRIAERIKVELGIA; from the coding sequence ATGGCAATTAAGGTTTTAGTCGTCGACGATTCAAGTTTTTTTCGCCGCCGTGTGAGTGAGATCCTCAATGCAGATGCACGCCTTGAGGTGATCGACACCGCCAACAATGGCAAAGAAGGTGTAGAAAAGGCGCTTTCACTGCGTCCTGATGTCATTACCATGGACATCGAGATGCCAGTGATGGATGGGATTACCGCAGTGCGCGAAATTATGAAGCAGCGCCCTGTGCCGATTTTGATGTTTTCATCACTGACCCATGAAGGCGCGCAAGCAACTTTAGATGCTTTGGATGCCGGTGCTTTAGACTTCATTCCGAAAAAGTTTGAAGACATCGCCCGCGATCGCGAAGAAGCCGTCAGCTTGCTACAAAAACGCGTGGTGGAATTATCTCGCAAGCGTCTGGGCATGCGCCCAGTACGCCCATCAGTTGAAGCGCATACCGCTGCGCCAGCACCTGCTGCGCGTACACCGCTTCGCACCAGCACGCCAGCGGCAAGTGCTGCGCATACAACCGCGCACACCACAGCCCATGCGCCAACGCAAACAGCGGCGCCAATGCGTGCCCCTGCTGCAAGCATGGCGCCAGCACGTTTTCGTGCAACGGGTAAAAACTATCAGTTGGTGGCCATTGGTACATCAACCGGTGGTCCAGTGGCATTGCAGAAAATTTTGACGCTTTTACCGCGTAATTTCCCACTGCCGATTGTGCTGATTCAGCATATGCCGGGAACCTTTACCAATGCGTTCGCTAGCCGTTTGAACAATCTATGCCAGATTGAAGTCAAGGAAGCACAGGACGGCGATCTACTTCGTCCGGGTGTGGCTTATTTGGCTCCAGGCGGTTTGCAAATGATGTTGGATGGTCGCCCAGGTAGCGCTCGCCTCAAAATTCTTGATGGCGGCGACAAAATGAATTACAAGCCCTGCGTTGACGTCACCTTTGGCTCTGCTGCCAAAGTCTTTGGTGATAAAGTGCTCTCCATGATCCTGACCGGGATGGGGGCCGATGGCCGCGAAGGTGCACGCATGCTTAAGCAAGCGGGCGCCACAATCTGGGCTCAGGACGAGGAAAGCTGTGTGGTTTATGGTATGCCACAGGCGGTGGCAAAAGCAGGTATTTCCACAGAAGACCTACCCATCGACCGCATCGCTGAACGGATTAAAGTTGAATTAGGAATCGCATAG
- the flhA gene encoding flagellar biosynthesis protein FlhA — protein MKQFTSTLANKLPLQRLRSIQGIGAPFIVLATLGMIVLPMPPFLLDMMFSFNIALAMVVLLVTIYTRRPLDFAAFPTVLLVATLLRLALNVASTRVVLLRGHEGDGAAGQVIEAFGNVVIGGNYAVGMVVFLILMIINFMVVTKGAGRISEVSARFTLDALPGKQMAIDADLNAGLIDQEQARLRRFEVTKEADFYGSMDGASKFVKGDAIAGILILFINIIGGLSIGIAQYGLPFGEAMQIYTLLTIGDGLVAQIPSLLLSIGAAIMVTRQNTEEDMGEAMVSQMFDSPKALSITAGILFIMGIIPGMPHFAFLLFALLAGGAAYWKIRKQKEQEEKTEAMALEPVEPPKPKELSWDDVQPVDIIGLEVGYRLITLVDREQGGELLERVKGVRKKLSQDFGFLIPPVHIRDNLELPPNGYRIMLMGVACGEAEIRPDQELAINPGQVYGPLEGEHTRDPAFGLEAVWIRGPQQEHAQALGYTVVDAATVLATHMSQVLTNHAAQLLGHEEVQNLMEMLGRSAPKLVENFIPDQVPLGAVVKTLQNLLHEHIPIRDIRTIVQTLAEYAPKSQDPDILTAAVRIALKRMIVQEINGISPEVPVITLTPELEQLLHKTMQASGGESTGIEPGLAERMQQSLMEATQKQELQGEPAILLTSGVLRSTLAKFVKNTIPSIRVLSYQEIPDEKQIRIVHAVGN, from the coding sequence ATGAAACAATTTACCTCAACACTGGCAAATAAATTGCCGCTGCAGCGTCTGCGTTCGATTCAAGGGATCGGTGCGCCTTTTATCGTGCTGGCAACCTTGGGCATGATTGTGCTGCCAATGCCGCCGTTTTTGCTCGATATGATGTTCTCATTCAATATCGCGCTGGCCATGGTGGTGCTTTTGGTGACGATTTATACCCGTCGCCCCTTGGACTTTGCTGCTTTCCCAACGGTGCTGTTGGTCGCAACCTTGCTGCGCTTGGCATTGAACGTGGCCTCGACGCGGGTGGTGTTACTGCGCGGTCATGAGGGTGATGGCGCGGCCGGTCAGGTGATTGAGGCCTTTGGTAACGTGGTGATCGGCGGTAACTATGCCGTGGGTATGGTGGTGTTCTTGATCTTGATGATCATTAACTTCATGGTTGTCACCAAAGGTGCAGGCCGTATTTCAGAAGTGAGTGCTCGCTTTACCTTGGATGCATTACCCGGTAAGCAAATGGCCATCGATGCCGACTTAAACGCCGGTTTGATTGACCAAGAGCAAGCGCGCCTTCGTCGTTTTGAAGTAACCAAAGAAGCTGACTTCTACGGTTCTATGGATGGTGCCTCGAAGTTTGTCAAAGGGGATGCCATCGCCGGTATTTTGATTTTGTTTATCAACATCATTGGCGGTTTAAGTATCGGTATTGCGCAATACGGTTTGCCCTTTGGCGAAGCGATGCAAATCTATACCTTGTTGACCATTGGTGACGGTCTGGTTGCTCAGATCCCATCGCTCCTTCTTTCCATCGGCGCAGCCATTATGGTGACGCGTCAGAATACCGAAGAAGATATGGGCGAGGCCATGGTGAGTCAGATGTTTGACAGCCCGAAAGCGCTGAGCATCACCGCGGGTATTTTGTTCATCATGGGGATTATCCCCGGCATGCCGCACTTCGCCTTTTTGCTCTTTGCGCTACTCGCAGGGGGCGCGGCTTATTGGAAAATTCGCAAGCAAAAAGAGCAAGAAGAAAAAACAGAAGCCATGGCGCTTGAGCCTGTTGAGCCGCCAAAACCCAAAGAGCTCTCTTGGGATGACGTACAACCCGTGGATATTATCGGCCTTGAAGTGGGCTATCGCCTGATTACCTTGGTTGACCGTGAGCAAGGTGGTGAATTGCTTGAGCGGGTCAAAGGGGTGCGCAAGAAGCTTTCTCAGGACTTTGGCTTTTTGATTCCACCGGTTCATATTCGAGACAACCTTGAACTGCCGCCCAATGGTTATCGCATTATGCTCATGGGGGTGGCGTGCGGCGAAGCTGAAATTCGCCCAGATCAAGAGCTGGCGATTAACCCAGGCCAAGTCTACGGCCCATTAGAAGGGGAGCATACCCGCGATCCCGCCTTTGGTCTTGAAGCGGTTTGGATTCGCGGACCACAGCAAGAGCATGCGCAGGCCTTGGGCTACACCGTGGTGGATGCCGCGACTGTGCTGGCAACCCATATGAGTCAAGTGCTGACCAACCATGCGGCGCAATTACTTGGCCATGAAGAGGTGCAGAACTTGATGGAGATGCTGGGTCGCAGTGCGCCGAAATTGGTGGAGAACTTTATTCCCGATCAGGTGCCTTTGGGTGCTGTGGTCAAGACCTTGCAGAACTTGCTGCATGAGCATATTCCGATTCGCGATATTCGCACCATTGTCCAAACCTTGGCCGAATACGCACCAAAGAGTCAAGATCCTGACATTCTGACAGCCGCTGTGCGCATTGCCTTGAAGCGGATGATCGTACAGGAAATCAATGGTATCTCGCCGGAAGTGCCAGTCATTACTCTGACGCCAGAGTTGGAACAGTTATTGCATAAAACTATGCAAGCGTCAGGCGGCGAATCCACCGGTATTGAACCGGGTTTGGCAGAGCGTATGCAGCAGTCCTTGATGGAAGCAACTCAGAAACAGGAACTGCAGGGCGAGCCAGCTATTTTGCTTACTTCCGGGGTGCTGCGTAGCACACTCGCTAAGTTTGTGAAAAACACGATTCCTAGTATTCGCGTGCTCTCTTACCAAGAGATTCCGGATGAGAAACAGATTCGAATCGTGCACGCGGTCGGCAATTGA
- a CDS encoding RNA polymerase sigma factor FliA produces the protein MNKMATYHQVKESPHAFIERHRDLVKRIAHHLIGRLPPNVLLEDLIQAGMIGLIEAQQNYDATKGASFETFAGIRIRGAMLDEIRRGDWVPRSVHRNSRAISQAINLLEHELGRDPTDVEIAAHLEVSVSQYHQMLNDVSCGRLLGIEDLGVSEDAIHHEDQSEENIPFAGVAEESFRLALIESIKTLPEREALVLSLYYDEELNLKEIGAVLGVSESRVSQIHSQAMQRLRAKLSAWRDDEY, from the coding sequence GTGAATAAAATGGCAACCTATCATCAGGTCAAGGAGAGTCCGCATGCGTTTATTGAGCGCCATCGTGATTTGGTGAAACGAATTGCCCATCATTTAATTGGCCGCTTACCACCAAACGTTTTGCTCGAAGACCTGATTCAAGCCGGGATGATTGGCTTGATTGAAGCGCAGCAAAACTATGACGCCACCAAAGGCGCAAGTTTTGAAACATTTGCAGGCATTCGTATTCGCGGTGCCATGCTTGATGAAATTCGTCGCGGCGATTGGGTGCCGCGTTCTGTGCATCGCAATAGCCGTGCGATCAGCCAGGCCATCAATCTGCTTGAGCATGAATTGGGCCGCGATCCAACGGATGTGGAAATTGCAGCACATCTAGAAGTTTCGGTGAGTCAATATCACCAAATGCTCAACGACGTCAGTTGTGGTCGTCTGTTGGGGATTGAAGATCTGGGGGTATCGGAAGATGCCATCCATCATGAAGATCAGTCAGAAGAGAACATTCCCTTTGCCGGGGTTGCTGAGGAGAGTTTTCGATTGGCTTTGATCGAGTCAATTAAGACCCTACCTGAGCGAGAAGCTTTGGTTCTATCGCTGTACTACGACGAAGAACTGAACTTAAAAGAGATTGGTGCTGTGCTTGGTGTGAGTGAATCTCGTGTAAGCCAGATTCACAGTCAAGCTATGCAACGCCTACGAGCCAAGCTATCGGCTTGGCGCGACGATGAATACTAA
- a CDS encoding MinD/ParA family protein, giving the protein MIETNMHDQASGLRRLTQPTSTKVITVTGGKGGVGKTNVSLNMAVAMAKQGKKVMVFDADLGLANVDVMLGLRSTLNLSHVLAGRCELEDIIVEGPYGVKIVPAASGTRSMAELNEAQHAGLIRAFSSLEEHVDVMIVDTAAGISDMVLSFSRAAQDVIVVVCDEPTSITDAYALIKILSREYQVPRFKVVANMVRSYREGRELFTKLTRVTERFLTANLELVACIPLDDNVRQSVKRQKLVVDAAPRSPAALALNSLATKAATWPVPSNPSGHLEFFVEKLLMRPQSEMMGERLSE; this is encoded by the coding sequence ATGATTGAAACCAATATGCATGATCAAGCCAGCGGCCTCCGCCGTTTAACTCAGCCGACCTCAACCAAAGTCATTACTGTGACTGGTGGCAAGGGTGGTGTTGGTAAAACCAACGTCAGCCTAAACATGGCCGTTGCCATGGCCAAACAGGGCAAAAAAGTGATGGTCTTTGATGCCGACTTAGGTTTGGCCAACGTCGATGTGATGTTGGGTCTGCGTTCGACTTTGAACCTATCGCACGTCCTTGCCGGTCGTTGCGAGCTGGAAGACATCATTGTTGAAGGCCCATACGGCGTCAAAATTGTGCCGGCTGCCTCAGGCACACGTTCCATGGCAGAGCTCAATGAAGCGCAACATGCCGGTCTTATCCGCGCATTTAGTTCGCTTGAAGAGCATGTCGATGTGATGATTGTCGATACAGCGGCGGGTATCTCTGATATGGTGCTCAGCTTCTCACGAGCGGCGCAAGATGTGATTGTGGTCGTTTGTGATGAACCAACGTCTATTACCGATGCTTACGCTTTGATAAAAATACTGAGTCGTGAGTATCAAGTGCCGCGCTTTAAAGTGGTGGCCAATATGGTGCGTAGCTACCGCGAAGGACGTGAGCTATTTACTAAGCTCACTCGCGTAACTGAGCGCTTCTTGACCGCCAATCTAGAGTTGGTGGCTTGTATTCCATTGGACGACAATGTGCGCCAATCGGTGAAGCGCCAAAAATTGGTGGTTGACGCCGCGCCGCGTTCACCTGCCGCCTTGGCTTTGAACTCCTTGGCGACCAAAGCGGCCACCTGGCCAGTACCGTCGAATCCAAGTGGGCATCTTGAGTTTTTCGTTGAGAAACTATTGATGCGACCACAAAGTGAGATGATGGGGGAGCGGCTGAGTGAATAA